In the genome of Anaerolineae bacterium, the window GAGGGTCGTAATTGCGCAGGAGAGCGTCGGCGACGAGATAGGTGGTCTCGCCCCTGGGAGCACTGACGGGCCGGCTCTGGACGCGGAGCCCTAGCGGTCCTCCCCAGTCGAGGAGGTAGGAATTGGTGGTGCCGTAGGGGCTTTGGCGCTGCCGACCATAGAAGAGGAAGCGATCGCCAGGACCGAAAGTACCGTCGGTGTCCTGCACCAGGATGGCCACTTCCTGCGTCCCCTGGAACAGGCGCAGGCTGGCGGACGATACCCCGGCCAGGTCCAGCCCGGCAGCACGCAGGTCCTCGTAGGTGACGCCGTAGATGCCCTCTTCCGGCACCATAAGCCGGTAACGGCCCAAGGGCTCCGGGAGGCTGGCGGCAACGAGGGGCGAACTGGCGCCCCGGTGTCTGGCCAGGCCGTCGGGATTGAGCACGGCGGCGGCGAGCACGTCCCTGAAGGGGCCGGGGGCCTGGGCCGACAGCGGCGGTTCGCCGGAGGCTGGATTGGGGTACCGGAGCGCCAAGCGGGCGCTGCGGGTGACCGCCAGCAGGTTGTCCTTGGGCCGGTAGCGCACCGGGCTGCAGCTTATTTGCAGGAGGCGCCACTCCCTAACCACGTCGTCCGCCGTGATGCGACACAAGTCGGCCGGGAAGGTGTCCTGCTGATGGTAGGCAGGACCCTCCTCGCGGACATACCGAGACATCCAGCTCGCCCCAGGGACGCCTGCCTCGGACCACAGCCGGGGGGCAGGGAGCAGCGGGGCCGATAGGGGCACCGTCTCAGTCTGCTCTGCCAGCACCTCTAGGGCGACGTCGACTCCGTGCGGGACCACTACGCGGGCGCTGAGCAGGGGCAACTCCGGCTGGCCGGGCTCTCCACCGGAGACCAGTCCGGGTACGGATACCGAGGTGTAGGAGCGGTCCTCGTACGGCAGGATGCCCAGTTCGACAGGCGGGATGGATAGCTCCAACTCGAGCCCCTCGGGCCCTCGCGCGGACATAGCGAGAGCGGCAGAGGACGCAACGGCTGGAGCAGCGGTGACGGGCAGCGAAGCAATGGCCCACATCACCAGCGCTAGGGCTACCCCCAACCTGGTCCTTGCGTTGGGGGCACTCATGGCCTGAACACCCCTCCGCCGCCGTCTATGTCGACTCGGACTTCGGCTGGCGCGCGGCCGTTCACAGTCACGGGATCACAGCCTCGGTATACCATCGCTTGTAGGTCTCAGCCCGGACTCTGGGCCCAGAGCGACGGGCTCGGATGCGACGAACCCATCCGCTCCCGACCGTCAGCGTCAGCCGGACTGACGCGAACCACTCGCTTGGAGCGTTCTTCACTCAGCCTGCCTCATTGCGGTGGCGAGCCTCTCGGGCCCGCTTGCGCCAGCCCTTCTGCTGGCGTACAATGACTTAAGTTCGAGGTGAGCGTAGCCGAGTGGTCAAGGCACCTGGTTGTGGCCCAGGAGACCGTGGGTTCGAATCCCATCGCTCACCCCAGGCGGCTGGATCGCTGGAGGTCCGGCCGCTTTGTCTTTCTGCGTGGGCGCCGTGCGTTCCTTCCGCTGTCGTTCAGTCTCGCTGACGCCACCTGCTTATGCAACGCTCTCAGTCTAGGCGCAAGTGATTAGATGAGAGGCGTGCAAGTATAAGAATATGGTAAGAGCGGATGAAGTCGCTCTACCACTCGTCCGTGCAGAGTCATTTGCAGGAAGGGTGCCGACGGATCAGGGGAAGAGCGCGGCCCGCCTCCCACGAACGGGGGACCAGAGCGCGTCCGGCCGCTGACCCTGACCTATTGCCGTCCCTTTGCTGCCTCTGGCCCGCTGTGCTATTAAGGGAGGTGCCGGACTGCCGGCTTCCAAGATCTCACTTCCTAGCAGTGGGAGGGCTAGGCGACCATGGCGCAGAAGAAGGTAGTTATCGTTCTTCCCTACCGCGGCTTCGACGCCAACACTTACCGGACCTTGCGTCACACGCTGGAGCGGCGAGGCCACAAGGTGGTTACGGCGGGGCTGTTCCCGGGGTCGGCGGAGGCCACGGACGGGTCGTCGGTTCCGGTCGAGTTGCGGCTGCGCGACATCAAGACCTACCAGTACGACGGCTACGTGTTCCTGGGCGGGGAAGGGGTCCGCACTTTCCTGGACGACCAGGATGCTCGCAAGCTGGCCAAGGACATCTCCTACAAGGCTGTCGGGGCTACGGGAGAGGCGGTAGTGCTCTTGGCTCTGGCCGATGCCCTGAAGAAGAAGAGAGTGACAGCCCCCACGGACTGGGCAGACTTCCTGCACCGACGAGGCGTGCGGTTCACGGGCAGGCCGCTGGAGGTTGACGATAAGCTAGTCACGGCGCAGGATGGGGAGGTCGCCGAGCAATTCGCCAATGCCATGGCGGAGGCCGTGGGCGGGTAGCGAGGGAAGAGGATAGGGAAAACCGAAGGTGAGCCCGAGCCTCTGGGCTCACCTTCTTTAGGCCAGCACAACGTGGGCGGGCGTAACCGACTGAGCCCCGGGTGGGCCTATGCTTCCGTTACCCCGGCACGCTCTGCCGCTGCCTCGGCCGCGAGTATGCCGAACGTCAGGCAGCCCCCGGCCAGGATGCCGGTGTAGGCGCCGTACGGGTTGTCCGCTCCGCCGCTGAGGGCGCCGACGATCAACTCCCCGATGGCGTAGAGCCCGGGGATGGGGTTCTTGTCGTTGTCCAGCACCTCCGCCTTGGTGTTGACCTGCAGGCCGCCGTAGTGGAAGAGGGTCCCCATGATGTATGGGATGCCATAGAAGGGCGGCGTCTCGATCTTGTTGATCTTGCTCGTCTTGGGGATGCGGGCGGTGGCGATGCTCCCATCATCCACGGCCTGGTTGAACTCGGCCACCGTGGTGGCCAGGTACGGGGCCACACCGGCCTGGGCGGCTAGATCCTCAATGGTGTCGGCCTTGTAGAGCGTGCCGCCATAGGACACCAACTCCTCGAGCACGGGGGCGACGACGTCCATCTTGGCGATGGTGTCGTCAATGACCATGAGGCCCTTGACGCGGCCGGTGCGGAAGAGTTCGGCCCCGTAGGTGAAGCGGCCCAGGGACTCATCGCAGTAGCGCTCGCCCGTCTCGATTACCATGATGCCCTGGGTGCCGGCGATATCAATGTTGTAGAACCCCAGCGCATCGTGCCATTCGTCCTCCTCCACCACTGCCGGACAAGGCCACCAGTAGGAGTAGGACATGTTCTTCATGGCGGCGCCCACTTCCAGAGCCATGCGGTGGCCGTCGCCGGTGGCGCCGGGGCAGGCCTGAACTGGGATCTCCTCCCCATGAGGTCCCATGTACTTCGCCGACATCTCGCGGTTGCGGGCGAAGCCGCCGGTGGCCAGGATGGTGGCCTTGGCTCGGATCTCAATGGCCCCATCCGGGTCGGTGGCCAGCACGCCGGCAACGGCGCCCGTCTCGTCGGTCAGGAGCTTGTGCGCCTTGGTCTCATACATGATGCGGGCACCGGCATCCTTGAGAGCTGACTCCAGGAGCCTGGCGGTCTTGTACCCGCCGAACTGACGGTAGTCACCCGGCGCCCCGGGCTTGAGGTTACCCCAGGCGAAGCTGCCGACCTTGGCCGGCTTGATCCGTCTCTCCTGACCGGGTTCCTCTTCGAACTCGACCCCCAGCTCCATGAGCCACGCCATGCCGCGCTTCACGTTGCCCAAATAGGCGTCGATCAGCTCAGCATAGGGCTGCTGGGGCCGGCCGGCGGTCCGGGTGGCTATGATCTCCCTAAGCTCCTCCTCGGGAAGCATGGGGCTCGAGCCGGCCACATGGATAGACTGCCCGGACAGCATCATGCTGCCGCCGATCCAGTCGCCAGCGGGCATCTTGTCCATGATGACCACGTCCGCTCCCAACTGGGCGGCCTTGAGCCCCGCCACCATTCCGGCAAAGCCCATGCCGACCACGACGATATCAGCTTCCTCGGAACGGCCTTCCTCCTGGGCGGCAGCGCCGAGCGGGAGCGAGGCGGCGGCAGCGGCGCCGGCGGTGACGGCGGCACTCTTGAGTAGTCCCCTTCGAGTAGTGCGCTTCTGGCTGGGCATTTCGCTTACCTCCTTGTAGTTGTGGCGGCCACCACGGCCGCCCGAGAGACAAACACCGGGCCTGAGACTGGCGCTGGTGCGCTCAGGCTACATCCGGCCACCAGCGGTCTAGCGGGACAGCGTGGCAAGAACGCTGGGGCACGCTCTCGTCACGCCGCGCCGAATCCGAGCGAATCCCACGGACTTGTGAAGTCCTTCACAGTGGGCGACGTCCTCACTATACCACCACTGAGGAGGGCAGATCATAAAGAGGCCGTTAATCGGGCATAAGAACGGGGTTAAGGGCAGCGTAAGCAGCGTTGTCGCAGGGGCGAACACACGGCGAGAAAAGCGGGAGTGGGTCTCGGAAGCTACGGGCTGACGGCGGAGCGGCAGCGCACCCAGAGTGCGCGGCCCGGTCGGGTGGGCCGCGATGGAGCAGCGGCTGCCTTAGGGGCTGGCGCTGCCTCTGGTCCCCAAGGGCCAGTGCTCCCATGTCAAGGGCGGCGATCGGACGAGCACCCTTGGGCGTGCTACCCCGGAGGATGACGGGCGGCAACACCGGAGCCGCCAGCGCGGCAGTGAGTGGGCGCTTGCTCGGCGACATCTGGCCTTCGGCTAGTGCCGCTGCCACCAGCCCGTCTATGGTCTGGCCCGGCAGGGAAGGGCGGACCCAGGCGCTGTCGGGTGACCGGAGGCCAGAGGGAGACGGGCCACGCGTGGAAGAGTGCCGCGCGGCCCGTCCTCGGAACCGCCGGCTACATGCCCGGCATCGTGGGGTCCATGATCATGAGGTTGCGCATCATGCCCATGTCCTCGTGCTCGAGGATGTGGCAGTGGTACATATACATTCCTGTATGCGGCCCGAAGTTCATGGCTATCTTGACGCGCTCGCCGGGCCAGACGGTTACGGTGTCCTTCCAACCGCTGTCCACGAAGCCCTGGTTGACGGTGGCGTAGCTGCTGAGGGCCGACGTCGGCGTCCGCCCCACCACCTGGAACTGGACGTTGTGGATGTGCATGGGGTGAGGGATAGGACCGTTGTTGATCCACTCCCAGGCGATGGGGACGTCCTTGTAGACCATCTCGTCCTCGGCGACGGCCATCATCTCATAGAGCCGGCCATTGATGTACCAGGTCATCATGTACATATCGAGGGTGAAGGGGACAGGTTGGCTGAAGTTGGCCACGTTGCTGGCATCCCATCGCACCGGGAGGGCAGGCAGTGGCCCCAGAACCGGTTTGGTGGTGGCCTTGCGACCGACATTCACGGTGAGAATGTTGAAGGCGGCGCCGTTGGGCAGGGCCGATCCCATGCCGTCTCCGCCCATACCACCGCCTCCGCCGCCGTGCCTGCCGCCTCCGCCCATGCCACCACCGCCGCCTCCGCCACCGCCCATCATTCCCCCGCCGGGATCGAAGGACTGGCTCTGGAGGACGACCTGCTTACGGGCCAAGGCGGTGAAGTCAGCCCACAGGTCCGCACGCTCGCCGGGCATGAGGGTGACATAGCTTCGTTGGGCCACGGCCGGCAGCAGCCCGCCATCGGTACCGATGACTTGCAGGGGCATGCCGTTACTCCAGGCCAGCTTGAACGTGCGGGCGTTGGAGCCGTTGAGGACTCGCAGCCGGTAGGCGCGGGGTTCCAGGGAGAGGGAGGCGTCGGGCTGCCCGTTTACCAGGATGCGGTCGCCGAGGTAGCCCCACAGGTGGTGAGGCTGGTAGAGAAACTGATTGCTGGCGTCGAAGGTGCGGTCTTGGATGACGAGGGGGATGTCGTTGGCCCCAGTGCCGGCTCCCGGCACGGCTGCCGCCTCCACCGGATCGGTCACGTAGAAGAGCCCGGCCAGGCCCATGGCCACCTGATAGGCGGTGCGCATGTGAGGATGAGGGTGGAACCACGCGGGACAGGCGGGATCGATGACCTGGAACTCGTAGACCTTGGTCTCGCCCGGACCGAAGGCCTGCATGGGTTGTCCATCGGCGTCCTCGGGGACGCGCAGCCCGTGCGGGTGAAGGACGGTCTCCTCAGGCAGGTTGTTGTGCAGGTGCAGGCGCAGCTTGGTGCCGCTCTGCACCCGGATGATGGGCCCCAGGTAGCTTCCCGGGATGGCCTCCACGGTGGCCCCCGACCCGCTCAGCAACTGGCCCTCGTACCCCCACACTCGGGTCTGGGAGCCGGGCAGAATCTGCACCCACTTCTCCGTGGCGCTGAGGGAGATCTCGGCGTCGGGGACGAAGGGTCCCATGTCCATCTGGGGTGCCACCGCCGGGGCCGAAGGCACCGCCGCCGGTCCCAGCCGCTCCCCAGCGGTGGCCAAGAGCGGCCGGGACCCAGGGGCGAACGCCCCCAGGCTGCCACCCAACGCGAAGGCGGCGCCCACCTGAGCACCACGCAAGAACTTACGGCGACTAACAATACGACTCACTGTATGCCTCCATGTGTTGTCCTGACTGGTCGGATACGTAGGGGTGGACCCAATCCCAGTGGAGTTCTGGTGCTGGTCTGGTCCGGGGAGGCAGGGTTGTCTCCCCAGACCACGTGGCGCACTGACCTAGCAGTTACGGGCCAGACTGGACCTGCGGCAGGTAGACCGGCTTCGCGCCGAAGCCGCCCCCGCCCGAGTCGACGCTCACGCCGGACAGTGCCTGCGCCGGCTGCCCTCTCTCGAAGTATCCGTCGGAGAGCGTCGTGAGGAAGAGCTCGATATTCGTCCGGTCCATCATGCTGAAGTGCTGCAAGGCCGCGCGGTTCATATCCAGCTCGGGCTCAGGGAAGAGGTCGGGCATCGGCTGCTCCATGCCGTCTCCGGGTCCCATTCCACCTCCGCCCATCCCGTCACCGGGTCCCATTCCACCACCACCCATGTTGCCGTCCATCATTCCCCGCCAGGCGTAGAAGTGGACGATGCCGTACATGCCATCCAAGCTCTTGAAGAAGCCGTTGTGGCCGTAGGACTTGACGAAGTCCGCGCTAGGCCGCAGGTCGACGTTGCGTAGGCTGGTGACGCGGAACTTGCCCAGCTCGGGCTCGTAGACCTCCGCGGGGTAACCGGCTGCCTTCAGGAAGCCACCTAGCCCTAGGTCGATCCAGTTCGCCCCATCGGAGTTCCAAGGTAGGGGCATGCTGTAGAACTGGTTGTCCGGGTTCTTGGGCAGGCCCAGGTTGTAGTAACCGAAGTCGGTGAATAGGGGATAGCCGTCCGGACCTGGCTGCAGTGAATGACAGGAGGCGCAGTTGCCGCGGCTGGGATCGTTGAACGCGGCCAGGCCCTGCAGTTCATTATCGGTCAGGCCGAGCCCGCGGAAGTTCTGCCAGCTGTTGGGATCCATACCTCCGCCACCACCGCCACCGCCGCCGCCACCGGGGCCCATACCGCCACCACCGCCACCGCCACCGGGACCCATGCCACCGCCACCGCCGCCCATGCCGCCACTCCACTTGATCTGAGTGACATCCTTCCCGGCGGCAATGGCGTTGTCCCAGAACAGGTCGAACTTGGAGGTAAAGGGATTGACCTCGGCGCTTCGTTCGTAGGCGGCGACAGATCGGGCTATGCGTTCGTAGGCGCCCTGTGCGTCTCGAGCGCAGTCGAGGGACTTCGCCCCCCACACCTCCCTGAAGAGGGCGGCATAGGAGGACTGCGCTACCCGCAAACACACCAGGCGGGCATTGGGCAGGTTCTGCTCGAGCGGATTCAGGAACGGACCCATGGCCTGCTCGGCCAGGGGGTCGCCCAGAGTCCAACCGGTGGCCCGGCCGTCCCAGAAGAGGCCACCGAACCACTGCTGCTGCTCTTCATCGTAGTAGAGGACGGGGGCATCGCCGGCATAGGCGGCGCTGGGAGGCTTGCGATTGCCGTAGCGAGTAGGCACGGCGCCTGGATACGCAGTTCCCTCCAGGTTGTCGTTGGAGTCGGGGCCGGTGAAGCCCACCTCAGGCCCATGGCAGGTGGCACATGACTGTACCGGTGGGTTGGACAGATTCGTGTCGAAGAAGATGGCCTTGCCCAGGGCTACCAATGCCTCGGGATCGGGTGCCGGACCTTGAGCGAGTGCCGTGGAGCGGCTGCCCTGGACGATGAGGCCCAGGGCGACGACGAGAGCTAGGGCGATGGGGAGCGCCTTTCTCATAGCAGCCTCCTGCTGGTGAGGTGGTGCGTAGAGCCCTGGGGGCGTTGAGCCCTCAGGGCAGGGGTGGTGGCGTCGCGGTGGCCGCGAGCGCCCGGCGTTTCGTGGGGGAAGGGAGCGCTCCCTTCCCCCACGAGCAGTTGGTGCCAGAACGGGAGTCGGAGTGAGGCCGGAGCCTACTCGTTACCGGTCTGCACCTGAGGCAGGTAGACACTGTTGCCGGTCCAGCCGCCGCCGCCGGGGTCGGCAGCCATCGCCGCCGCTCCGATGGTGGTGACGACATTGGACCAGGCGCCGGTGCCCAGGCCGTAGACCGCCGCGATCCGATAGTAGTAATCGGTGTTGGCTCTGGCCGAGGTGTCCACGTAGGTCCTGGCGTTAGCCGCAGCACTGAACGTGGTTACCGGATTGCTGAACGAGGGGTTCTGGGCCCGCTGGATGGTGAAGCCGGCCTGATCCCCGCTGGGCTCGTAGGTCCAGTTGAGGGTCACGGTGGCCGAGTTGCGGTTGGTCACCACCGAGATCGAAGTGATGGTGGTGGTCCCCATAGGCGCGCCGACCACGGCTGGTGCCGAGTCTATGGTTCGGTTGGGGAAGCCCCCGCCGGGCGGCACCTCGTTGATCTGCGGGTCCGAGTAGTCCCAGGTATCGCCGATCACGTTCCGAGCGATCACCCGATAGTAGAAGGGGCCCTGGTTGGAGCGGTAGGTGGTGTCGGTGTAGGTCACCGAGTTTGCCGGCAGCACCGCCAGGGTGGCCCAGGGTCCGCCAAGACTGTTGGCGCGCTCTACTATGTAGGCGGTCTCGGTGGAGGCATTGTCCGTCCAGGTCAGGATGGCCCGCTGGTTGTTGCCGTTGCCGGTCGTGGTGACGGTCAGGTTGGTGGGAGCGTTGGGCGCCACGCCGAAGACCAGCGAGTGCATCATGTCCATCTCTTCGTGGCTGAGGATGTGGCAGTGCCAGACGTACTCCCAGCCGAAGTTGACGTAGTGGTTGATGACCGTCACCGGTTCCGCGTCTGGGTTGAAGGCCTCGTCCTTGTAGCCGTCCGCCAGCATCATGCCTTCGGGCATGGACGGGTCTATCAGGCGGATGCTGTTGGGCACCTCGAACGGCGTGTTGGGTGGCACCTTCGGCTTGAGGGCCACGATGGTATCCTCCAGCGGGTTCACCCTCACGGTGTCCTTCCAGCCCAGCTCGTTGGGATCGGGCGGCATGAGCAGGTTGTCCCAGGCCACCCGGTTGATGAGCTGCGCGTTGAAGAGGTGGAAGTGAATCGGGTGGGTGTCTACCCCGTTGTGGGTGATCTTCCAGATCTGGATGCCCTCAGAGGTGGTGCCCAGGAGAGTCATGGAGTCCTGGATCAGGTCCGTGGGCGGGCTGGAGTAGCCGTAGAGCATGAAGTTCTGCAGCCCGGCGATGGTGTTAGGCAACTCCAGGCCCAGGAAGCCGCT includes:
- a CDS encoding multicopper oxidase family protein encodes the protein MSRIVSRRKFLRGAQVGAAFALGGSLGAFAPGSRPLLATAGERLGPAAVPSAPAVAPQMDMGPFVPDAEISLSATEKWVQILPGSQTRVWGYEGQLLSGSGATVEAIPGSYLGPIIRVQSGTKLRLHLHNNLPEETVLHPHGLRVPEDADGQPMQAFGPGETKVYEFQVIDPACPAWFHPHPHMRTAYQVAMGLAGLFYVTDPVEAAAVPGAGTGANDIPLVIQDRTFDASNQFLYQPHHLWGYLGDRILVNGQPDASLSLEPRAYRLRVLNGSNARTFKLAWSNGMPLQVIGTDGGLLPAVAQRSYVTLMPGERADLWADFTALARKQVVLQSQSFDPGGGMMGGGGGGGGGMGGGGRHGGGGGGMGGDGMGSALPNGAAFNILTVNVGRKATTKPVLGPLPALPVRWDASNVANFSQPVPFTLDMYMMTWYINGRLYEMMAVAEDEMVYKDVPIAWEWINNGPIPHPMHIHNVQFQVVGRTPTSALSSYATVNQGFVDSGWKDTVTVWPGERVKIAMNFGPHTGMYMYHCHILEHEDMGMMRNLMIMDPTMPGM
- a CDS encoding FAD-dependent oxidoreductase, whose protein sequence is MPSQKRTTRRGLLKSAAVTAGAAAAASLPLGAAAQEEGRSEEADIVVVGMGFAGMVAGLKAAQLGADVVIMDKMPAGDWIGGSMMLSGQSIHVAGSSPMLPEEELREIIATRTAGRPQQPYAELIDAYLGNVKRGMAWLMELGVEFEEEPGQERRIKPAKVGSFAWGNLKPGAPGDYRQFGGYKTARLLESALKDAGARIMYETKAHKLLTDETGAVAGVLATDPDGAIEIRAKATILATGGFARNREMSAKYMGPHGEEIPVQACPGATGDGHRMALEVGAAMKNMSYSYWWPCPAVVEEDEWHDALGFYNIDIAGTQGIMVIETGERYCDESLGRFTYGAELFRTGRVKGLMVIDDTIAKMDVVAPVLEELVSYGGTLYKADTIEDLAAQAGVAPYLATTVAEFNQAVDDGSIATARIPKTSKINKIETPPFYGIPYIMGTLFHYGGLQVNTKAEVLDNDKNPIPGLYAIGELIVGALSGGADNPYGAYTGILAGGCLTFGILAAEAAAERAGVTEA